The following proteins come from a genomic window of bacterium:
- a CDS encoding GTP-binding protein codes for MSRIPIILLTGYLGAGKTTLLNHLLSRPEIRERNVALIINEFGELGVDGRLVEAGTRPVYELNKGSLFCVCIKTDFLAV; via the coding sequence GTGAGCCGTATCCCCATAATCCTGCTCACCGGCTACCTGGGGGCGGGCAAGACCACGCTGCTCAACCACCTGCTGAGCCGTCCCGAAATCCGGGAGCGCAACGTGGCCCTGATCATCAACGAGTTCGGCGAGCTGGGGGTGGACGGCCGCCTGGTGGAGGCCGGCACGCGCCCGGTGTACGAGCTGAACAAGGGCAGCCTGTTCTGTGTCTGCATCAAGACCGATTTCCTGGCCGTG